Sequence from the Torulaspora globosa chromosome 4, complete sequence genome:
ATTTGTGACTATCGCAGACTCTGTTGTGATCCCTGCTAATGTTGTATTCCTTCATCCAACGCAGAATTATGCTATTTTGCAATATGACCCATCATTAATTCAGGCTGCAGTGATTACTCCGAAACTTTCAAATAAAAGATTGAAACGAGGTGATAAGGCACAGTTCGTTGGTATAACCCACAATAATAGGCTGGTGACTTCTGAAACAAACGTCACTGATATCTCTTCAGTAAGCATTCCTAGCAATCTCATCCCTCGTTATCGGGCAACAAATTTGGAGGCTATCTCAATCGACTGCAACGTAAGCACCAAGTGTAACTCTGGTATACTTGCAGATAACGACGGTACCGTGAGGGCCTTATGGTTATCCTTCATGGGTGAAAGACAAGATAGCAAAGAGAAAATATATCTCATGGGGCTAGATATTAATGAATGTCTAGACGTAATTGAGATTTTAAAACAGGGAAAAACCCCTAAAGTCAGCATAGTGGATGCTGGGTTTGGTTCTATCTCTATCCTGCAGGCTAGAATCCGTGGCGTACCACAAGAATGGATTGAACGTATGGAAAATGAATCGGATAACAGACTTCAGTTCATTACAGTTACCAGAGTTTCGTGTACTACTGAAGAAGTAAAACTTGAAACGGGCGATATTATTTTATCCGTCAATGGTAAATTAGTTATCAGTATGAGTGATTTGGACGGTGTCGTCACTGCGAGCGACGATGAGAGGAAACCTCAAACTATGAAGTTCAAAATTGTGCGAGAAGGACGAGTCCTCGATCTAGATATAAGCCTGAGCGAGGTTCAAGAAACCGATCAGGTTGCCATCTTTGCTGGTAGTATAATTCAGAAACCACATCATGCAGTTCGCCAAGCTATGGTCAACCTTCCAAGTGAGGTGTATTGCATATTCAGAGGCGAATCTTCACCAGCGGTTCAGTATGGTATCTCGGCAACGAACTTCATCACGCATGTAAACGAGATGGAAACGCCCGATGTGGATACTTTCCTGGCTGTGGTTAAAGCCATTCCAGATAACACTTACTGCAAGATGAGGCTCGTCACCTTCGACAACGTCCCGTTCGCCATTTCTTTAAAGACGAACTACCATTATTTCCCAACGgcagaattgaagaaagatacAAATACAAATAAATGGATTGAACGGGAATATAGCAAGAGTGAAGCGAAGTGAATTCGAATGATTTATAACACTAATTGATAACTAGAGTACCTTTGCCACCGACTGGGTGCACTGATAAAAATCTGTGTGTTGATACAAATGATCTAAATACAAGTTTAATATACATGTCACAAAATAATGAGATATCGATGCCAGAATTGCATTTCAGCATTTATTGTAGTGATCAGTTTGGCATCAACCTTTTTAGATGCTTTATGTGCGTCTCGTGAGCAAGCGTCTTTCCACTCAGAGCTTTCAGAGATCTGCGGGACCATCCAGCATTTCCATGGCTTCTGCCGGCTTTGCCTCTTTTAAAACTGTCAGCAgtctttctccatctcttAGCTGCTCCCTTGTGTGTCTTCATTAGGTTTCTGGTCAGCATCAGCGATGCTCCCTGCCCGCCCATAAAGGTGCTCACacagtttttgaagattggattgatgaaagagctaAAAAACATCGATAGACAAAATGATTCCCTTTGGAGCTCTACCGTTTTCGCTTGGATCTGGTTAATGTGCTGTAGTGATGTTTTTTCTGCGAAGCGTGCTACTGAAAGCACTCAAGAAAAGCTTTAGgatacttcaagaacaaaggCAGGGAATCGATGCTCAAGCTTCCAGCTTTCTATGTGAATCTTATAGACTCTTGGCCAGCTTATAGTGCTCATCTAGCTGTTACCATTGAGCGACGATGATACATTTTGATGCTTTTGAACAACTAAAGTCAATATATACAGACATAGGATGTGAATGGTAAGAGTTGTCGATGAAAAAGTCCAGGTTCTATGCAACTAGACAGATGATCAGATCATACCCTGAGCACGGTAAGCAGCCAGGGTTTCCTCAATTTTTGCGCTGACGACTGGGTCGCTTCTTATCCTCTTCTGAACTTTGGCAGCTTCTGCAAAAGTGGTAGCTTGCAGTTTCTCATCAACGGTCCTAGCAAGGTTAGCGGCCTCTTCAAATAGGTTGATGGCCTCATCGACTTCTTCCTGTTGCAATTTCAGTTGTGCTAGACCGACCTTAGCTTGTTCGTTTCTTGGGTCTCTTCTGCATGCTTCTTCCAAGAGGGCACTTGCCTCACGGAAGTTCTCCACACTTGGCTGTCTTGCTAGCAGTGTGGCCTTGCCGATCAGTGGTGCAACACCAACGTGAATACCGGTCAAAGCCTCTTCCAATCTCTTAGCAATGTCGTATTGTTTCAAAGCAGCTTCCAAGTCGCCCTTATCGCCAAGGATTTCTGCATAGAAGTTTGGAACTTCAGGAGCAGTTGGGAATTTTCTTTTAGCTTCGCTGAATAGTGTCTCACAATCATCAAACTTGTTTTCACGGTACGCTAAGCAAGCTAGTTGGATGTAGGGGAAAATATTGTTCTCATCACATTCCTTTGCCTTGTCGAAATCCTTACCAGCTTTCTCGTATTGTGCTGTGATGTAGTACATTTGTCCCCTGTGGTAATATGCTGGGCCGTAAGATGGATCTAATTCGATAGCCTTATCAAAGTACTGGTAGTACTCTTCAGCCTGGCCCTTGTCTGCCATTATCAGAGCCATGTAGATGTAAGAGTTCAACCTTGGATGAAGTTCGATTGCCTTCTGGATGTCATCGTGGGCGCCAAGTGGgtcgttcttcaagaatctgaaaatACCGCTGTGTTCTAGAGTAATAGCcgtcttttccttcaaagcagcaTCGTCAGGAAATTCGTTCAACttgttggtgaaaaatgaagCTGCCTTTTTGAACGCCTCGTCAGCCAGTTTGTAACCCTCGGATGTACGCCTGTACAGGTCTTCCAAGCCCTTTTTCAATTCAATGTCTGCCTCATCCTTTTCATTGTAGCCCGCGAACGTTGTCTCTGGGGCGAAGATTCCGAAGAAGGATGCCAATGACGTATCGGATGGGAGCTGTTGACTGACATCCTTACCCAATTTATCTTTCAAAACTAGCATAGCTTGTTTGTTCAGGTTTCTCTCCAACATGGGCTCGATAGATGAACCGTTAAAGTCGCCGTTCAAGGATAGGACTGATAGATCAAACATCGCGTCAGCGTAGTTCTCCAAACTTTCGTTTGCCGAAGCTCTACGTAGCAAAGCTTTTGAGTAATCTGGCTTCAACTCCAATGCTTTAGTACTGTTCTCCACCACTTTGTCCAATTGTCCCAACGAAACGTAACAAGCAGAAATGTTGGAATAGAAAACAGgatccttcttcaaaactaGCGCACAGTTGTAGTATTTCAACGCGTTGTCGTAATCCTTCTTCTTAAAGTATTCGTTCCCTTTATCCTTTAAGGCAGTGGCGTAGGtttccttcaactcttgTGACAAGTCTTCCACATTATCAAGTTTTGGTTCGCCTTTCTCATCTACAGGATACACTGGTGCTGCTGTCGCAGATTCTCCgctcttctttttgttcttgttcttctttttcttcttagAGCTCTCCAAtgcttcatctttcttaTTGTCTTCCTCCAAAGCTGCTCGCTGGGCTTGACGATAGTAATAATAAGCCCCTACTGCTGCAGTACCGGCCGCCGCAGTGGCGATGATCGCCGTCTTGTTCCTCGATATGAAAGTGGACACGGAATTGTCGGATGCCATCGCTAgaagtttctcaaaatcgcTTTCGAATAAACTCCAAATGAATCCCAAATGAATACCCACTAAATGCGACTAGTCCAATGATAGCAACGTCCCAAGAGTACTTCTTATCCCATTGAAATTGAGTCAGATCTTCTGTTTATTGTACCCTTTGCTGGTACTTTAGCAgcaaatttttcagtcaCCAAATACGATAACCTTCAATATCCGGGTAACCACAAAACACCAAAATTATATACAAGTTCTAGTATTTACTCCCATTGGGACCTGTCCTTTCGTCTAGCTTGGAGCCACTGTTTCTTGCATTCCCTGTATGCGTCGAAGTACTCCTTGCACATGTCTCGCTCATAGTTGTTTCGGTCCAGACAATTGAAACTCATCTGTGCTGATTCCTGGCATGGATCGTAGTACTGGCTAGGGCCCTTAATAGAGAACATCAGTCTATTCATCCCTGTTTCGGGGTTCTCTGGGTAGTACTTAAAAGATCCCGGATCCTCGCCCTTTGGGGCATAATCTATCTTGTCCCTATCGGTGACCGCTCCAGTCACATTCGGGGTCCTCCGCGCATTGTTGTCCTCGGAAGCTGTCTTTTCTGGCGTCGAATCCCCCATAGTCAGATAATGAGCTTCCAGGTGATGTAGGCTATGAGATCTGAACACTTTGACAGTTGCTCATCGGTTACTCATATCAGTGTTTGAAAAGTGCATTTTCGTGAGAAGCGATCTATAGTTTTAACTCTTGATGGatgaagctcatcgcctgCTTAAAATGGCTAAATCAGTAGGTTAGCTAGTCGAAGACGCCGAGATGGTGGTTCAGGATGTTTGCAAGAGGTGTCGCCAAGGCCAGGTTAGCGTGCTGAGCAGAAAAGAGCCTTTTTGCAATGACTGCTTCAGCAAATTTGTGTCTGCCAAGCAGAGAAAACAGATGATGTGTGAACCTTATTGTCAGGATGTATTCAAAGTACTCTATCAGGACAAAGTAAGGTCTGAGGCAGAATCGGTTGAGCAGAATGCACATTCCAAGGTACTTGTGCCGCTATCGTTCGGGTCCTCCTCTGTAGTGCTGCTTGATATTCTAAACGATACACTGACGGAGCAAAAAGAGACTCAGAGGGGCAAAACAGGCTTCCACATTGATGTTTTGGTGTgtggaagagatcaagaCGATATTGTGAGATACAGGGAAATGGCTGATAGGCTGCTTAGCGAGAGATATGCATCCAACCgggaaaagatcaaatttcATTTCTTGTCAGTGGAATCCTTTTACAAAGATTGTGGTGGGGAGCTCGACACTATTTTAGTTGACAGTGctgatttttcttctagATCGATTGTAGAGAACGGCGAATTGAATAGAGAATTTGGGGTTGAGgatctgctgaagcaaTGTCCTGATAGATCTTCGCGGCAGGATCTGCTGACGATTCTTTCAAGCCGTCttatcaagaaatttgcCTATCAAAATAAGCACAAGATAATACTGTGGGGCCATTCCATGACGAAACTTGCCGATGAAACTATTTCGCTTGTGGTTAAAGGCAGGGGCTCTCAGATTGCATCAATGTTGAGCATTGACGAGTGTGATCCACTGTTTGATAATTCATTCAAAAATCTCTACCCGTTGCAAGATGTTCTTCTTTCGGAGATTGACGCCTATTGCTACATCAAGCATTTGGATCCATTTATGATTGATTATATTCCTCAAGATACATTGTTGGTAGAGAAACAGCGC
This genomic interval carries:
- the MRP35 gene encoding mitochondrial 54S ribosomal protein bL35m (ancestral locus Anc_2.151), which codes for MFFSSFINPIFKNCVSTFMGGQGASLMLTRNLMKTHKGAAKRWRKTADSFKRGKAGRSHGNAGWSRRSLKALSGKTLAHETHIKHLKRLMPN
- the TOM70 gene encoding protein channel TOM70 (ancestral locus Anc_2.152) gives rise to the protein MASDNSVSTFISRNKTAIIATAAAGTAAVGAYYYYRQAQRAALEEDNKKDEALESSKKKKKNKNKKKSGESATAAPVYPVDEKGEPKLDNVEDLSQELKETYATALKDKGNEYFKKKDYDNALKYYNCALVLKKDPVFYSNISACYVSLGQLDKVVENSTKALELKPDYSKALLRRASANESLENYADAMFDLSVLSLNGDFNGSSIEPMLERNLNKQAMLVLKDKLGKDVSQQLPSDTSLASFFGIFAPETTFAGYNEKDEADIELKKGLEDLYRRTSEGYKLADEAFKKAASFFTNKLNEFPDDAALKEKTAITLEHSGIFRFLKNDPLGAHDDIQKAIELHPRLNSYIYMALIMADKGQAEEYYQYFDKAIELDPSYGPAYYHRGQMYYITAQYEKAGKDFDKAKECDENNIFPYIQLACLAYRENKFDDCETLFSEAKRKFPTAPEVPNFYAEILGDKGDLEAALKQYDIAKRLEEALTGIHVGVAPLIGKATLLARQPSVENFREASALLEEACRRDPRNEQAKVGLAQLKLQQEEVDEAINLFEEAANLARTVDEKLQATTFAEAAKVQKRIRSDPVVSAKIEETLAAYRAQGMI
- the COX23 gene encoding Cox23p (ancestral locus Anc_2.153), giving the protein MGDSTPEKTASEDNNARRTPNVTGAVTDRDKIDYAPKGEDPGSFKYYPENPETGMNRLMFSIKGPSQYYDPCQESAQMSFNCLDRNNYERDMCKEYFDAYRECKKQWLQARRKDRSQWE
- the NCS2 gene encoding Ncs2p (ancestral locus Anc_2.154); translated protein: MVVQDVCKRCRQGQVSVLSRKEPFCNDCFSKFVSAKQRKQMMCEPYCQDVFKVLYQDKVRSEAESVEQNAHSKVLVPLSFGSSSVVLLDILNDTLTEQKETQRGKTGFHIDVLVCGRDQDDIVRYREMADRLLSERYASNREKIKFHFLSVESFYKDCGGELDTILVDSADFSSRSIVENGELNREFGVEDLLKQCPDRSSRQDLLTILSSRLIKKFAYQNKHKIILWGHSMTKLADETISLVVKGRGSQIASMLSIDECDPLFDNSFKNLYPLQDVLLSEIDAYCYIKHLDPFMIDYIPQDTLLVEKQRNPELVSAPRSVKNLTLNEIARKYFDDVEADYSNVISTVVRTALKLGEPETPKPERCSICRANVHMDPSEYLQTITVSENHPIETTEESALYDKWNESQFSNQKIENTTLRDSIPQKAVSTSLCYGCLINVNRMKGRKLTWPQHSKSELETILDAFEL